Part of the Nothobranchius furzeri strain GRZ-AD chromosome 2, NfurGRZ-RIMD1, whole genome shotgun sequence genome, GTATTTGCTTTATTCATCTCAGATTTATATAGGAATAAATACCAGGTAGGTGTCAGTGTAGACAAGATTATGTTATGTCAGCAGGAGTGTAGAGCAGGATCAGAAGCTCAAATGTGCCCTGCACACTTGGCTATTAAGACTTTTGTCAGGCAATGTAGAGTCCAAATATTTACCTGCACTTGCCATATATTTACCTGCACTTACCATAACGACTTGAGTCATATGGGTAAGCCTTGGATGTGCATAAAACAATTGCTTAAGTCAAATATATCTAGCTGATCTGCATTCATTTGGACATGATGTCCATATAATTTATTTGGATTTAAGAGTATTTCCTTTATTTGTCAGCAGGCGTGTTTAGAAGTACCAGAAGCTCAAATGTgtacagtccacacttgactagaTACAAACTCATGAAATATATTTGCTCATGTTTACAATGTTTAGGTGGTGGTGCATTAAAAAGTTCAAGGGTCAAACATTAGCTGCGTGAAGAAAACTTTATTTGGGCAAAACATTCAGTCAAATGAAATTAAATCACTGCTGCCCCACAAGGTACATCATCAGAGCATCACGCTTTGCTCTCCCTCCCTcatctcctgtgttttgtggcggTGGGGGTGCAGCCACAGGTTCAGGGTATTCTGTTTCAGTCGTCCACACATTGTCATAATGCTCCCCGTGGCTCTCACACAGATTATGCAGGGCACAGCAGGTCAGAATCATGGAACGTACCAGACTGACATCACAGTCATTCCTTTTCAGCAGGCAACGCCACCTTCCCTTCAGCCTACCAACGGCATTTTCAACCACCACACGTGCCCGGCTGAACTTCTTGTTATAAAGAGGTTGCTGCTCTGTCAGTCGCCCAGTGTCTGTGAAGGTTTTCAGCAGCCAGTCTTGCAGCGGGTAAGCAGAGTCACCCAGGATGCAGTATCCAAAGTCAACGCCAGCAATTTGGATGGAATGGTCAGGGAAGAGATTTCCATGGCTTGCCAAATCCCAGATGGAGGAAAGTCTCAGGACCCTCGCGTCATGCATGCTCCCTGGAAACCCTGCAAAAACGTTCCAAAACAGTCCCTTGCCATCAACCACAGCTTGCAAGATGAGTGAGTGCCACCCTTTCCGGTTGAAATAGTCTGTGTGAAAGGTTCTGGGTGCTATGATGGGGATGTGTGAGCCATCAATAGCACCCACACACTGTGGCAACCCCCACCTGCTCTCAAAATAGGATGCTATCTCCCGAAATTTACCCTCATCGGGTAAATGAATCAGTTCTGGCAA contains:
- the LOC139066362 gene encoding uncharacterized protein, producing the protein MENFVVIVFMVLRLWLVLGASLRARQAERRRLRQLRRDERRMKSAKCRRVMQEAILKQYNTLLRLRQSRRRILMAILEGSSRRRAIWSLNRSSDWWVNYVPRYTEAQWLQHFRMSEETFMFLCNNLRLALQRKDTFFRECVPLRKIVAIALWKFATGSDYRPISVLFGVGISTVAKCVKDFCAAVEARLLPELIHLPDEGKFREIASYFESRWGLPQCVGAIDGSHIPIIAPRTFHTDYFNRKGWHSLILQAVVDGKGLFWNVFAGFPGSMHDARVLRLSSIWDLASHGNLFPDHSIQIAGVDFGYCILGDSAYPLQDWLLKTFTDTGRLTEQQPLYNKKFSRARVVVENAVGRLKGRWRCLLKRNDCDVSLVRSMILTCCALHNLCESHGEHYDNVWTTETEYPEPVAAPPPPQNTGDEGGRAKRDALMMYLVGQQ